A single region of the Streptomyces sp. NBC_01262 genome encodes:
- the ku gene encoding non-homologous end joining protein Ku, with the protein MRSMWKGAIGFGLVSIPVKLYSATEEHGVSLHQVHAADGGRIRMRRSCEKCGKEVAYAEIAKGYDDGVGRTAVLTDADLAELPLPSKKLIDVLAFVDAGDIDPLALSRAYYVGAEAAAAKPYVLLREALVKTGKAAVTKIALRTRESLALLRVHEDVLVLHYA; encoded by the coding sequence ATGCGAAGTATGTGGAAAGGGGCGATCGGCTTCGGGCTGGTGTCCATCCCGGTGAAGCTGTACTCCGCGACCGAGGAGCACGGGGTCTCGCTGCACCAGGTCCACGCGGCCGACGGCGGGCGGATCCGGATGAGGCGCAGCTGCGAGAAGTGCGGCAAGGAGGTCGCGTACGCCGAGATCGCCAAGGGCTACGACGACGGGGTCGGCCGGACCGCGGTGCTGACGGACGCGGACCTCGCCGAGCTGCCGCTGCCCAGCAAGAAGCTGATCGATGTGCTGGCGTTCGTGGACGCCGGGGACATCGACCCGCTGGCGCTGTCACGCGCGTACTACGTGGGGGCGGAGGCGGCGGCCGCGAAGCCGTATGTGCTGCTGCGCGAGGCCCTGGTCAAGACCGGGAAGGCGGCCGTCACGAAGATCGCGCTGCGGACCCGGGAGTCGCTGGCGCTGCTGCGGGTGCACGAGGACGTACTGGTGCTGCATTATGCATAG
- a CDS encoding tyrosine-type recombinase/integrase, producing MELKSRLAITRRRRIVPREPRPLLAELMSSVDMPAWLDAEGIAEGTPFLIGPDGVYDVALNGYGLSTEMAGRPRNTQMAFARDVKGYLDFLWSHRPPVLEHSEQGVGARPRTWRDATVRDREVYKTWRCDDPAGPRVEGSTWNREVSTVDGFYKWAVRRGYATTNPIGQREIRARSLGRHGAAGRAGQTAAEKRPDARRYRLDWLPPETYRLFRDVGIRGYLPSGLRDPKYRGKRTARNAVFADLMVRTGLRLEEQSSLTVYEVPDRTGTRAYYRFWLPAAVAKWDSARDVYVPDGVLRALDDYVEIDRADAVGRARAAGRYELVLDPIVLEDPQQPRVRAGSRWRDVEDLDPDERRRLLIRTPQGLEPAALWLGEDGLPLTLHTWKYVFREASHRCRNLGLKIHCHPHALRHSFAVITLEQLQRAHLKALGALTAEQRRHYTLIWGDTLDWVRIRLGHASAETTQIYLHTLKQLEMETRLSLVPDRWEVLDDSYLNDVDDALGGTAS from the coding sequence ATGGAGCTGAAGTCGCGGTTGGCGATTACGAGGCGGCGGCGCATCGTGCCGCGCGAGCCTCGGCCGTTGTTGGCCGAGCTGATGTCGTCGGTGGACATGCCGGCGTGGTTGGACGCTGAAGGGATCGCTGAGGGGACGCCCTTTCTGATCGGTCCTGACGGCGTGTACGACGTCGCGTTGAACGGGTATGGCTTGTCGACTGAGATGGCCGGTCGCCCTCGGAACACGCAAATGGCCTTCGCCCGCGACGTCAAGGGGTATCTGGACTTCTTGTGGAGCCATCGTCCGCCGGTGCTGGAACATTCGGAGCAGGGGGTGGGCGCGAGGCCTCGAACCTGGCGTGATGCGACAGTGCGTGACCGCGAGGTCTACAAGACCTGGAGGTGCGACGATCCGGCGGGCCCACGAGTCGAAGGGTCGACGTGGAATCGCGAGGTCAGCACGGTTGACGGCTTCTACAAGTGGGCTGTGCGACGTGGGTATGCGACCACGAATCCGATCGGTCAGCGAGAGATCCGGGCTCGGAGCCTGGGGCGGCATGGGGCAGCGGGCAGGGCTGGGCAGACGGCCGCGGAGAAGCGTCCCGATGCCCGTCGGTACAGGCTGGACTGGCTGCCGCCGGAGACCTACCGGCTCTTCCGCGACGTCGGCATTCGAGGTTATCTGCCGTCGGGACTGCGCGACCCCAAGTACCGGGGCAAACGCACCGCGCGCAATGCGGTGTTCGCCGATCTCATGGTCCGCACAGGGTTGCGGTTGGAGGAGCAGTCCTCGCTGACCGTTTACGAGGTGCCCGACCGGACCGGTACCCGGGCCTACTACCGGTTCTGGCTTCCGGCGGCCGTCGCCAAGTGGGACTCGGCCCGCGACGTCTATGTGCCGGACGGAGTACTGCGGGCCCTGGACGACTACGTGGAGATCGACCGTGCCGATGCGGTGGGCCGTGCCCGGGCCGCTGGCCGCTACGAACTGGTCCTTGACCCGATCGTCCTCGAAGATCCGCAGCAGCCACGAGTGCGGGCAGGATCACGCTGGCGTGACGTCGAGGATCTGGATCCGGATGAACGTCGTCGGCTGTTGATCCGCACACCGCAGGGGTTGGAACCGGCGGCACTGTGGCTCGGTGAGGACGGTTTGCCGCTGACTCTGCACACCTGGAAATACGTCTTCCGGGAAGCGAGTCACCGCTGCCGCAACCTGGGGTTGAAGATCCATTGTCACCCGCACGCTCTGCGACACAGTTTCGCGGTGATCACCCTTGAGCAATTGCAGCGCGCCCATCTAAAAGCGTTGGGGGCGTTGACCGCCGAACAGCGTCGCCACTACACCCTGATCTGGGGCGACACACTGGACTGGGTCCGTATTCGGCTAGGGCACGCTTCGGCCGAGACCACACAGATCTACCTGCACACATTGAAGCAGTTGGAGATGGAGACGCGGCTGTCGCTGGTTCCCGACCGGTGGGAAGTGCTGGATGACAGCTACCTCAACGATGTCGACGACGCCTTGGGAGGGACGGCGTCGTGA
- the ligD gene encoding non-homologous end-joining DNA ligase produces MPASPERQSVEVDGRRIVLTHLDKVVFPSSGHTKAQLLHYYAQAAAVLIPHATGRLASFVRAPEGPAGQTWVAKRPPNGTPDWVTTATAADGEPYVVVDSAATLIAMAGLGAFEVHVPQWTADAGPDAHDRLVLDLDPGEGVDVVLCCRVAERLRQLLEDDGLAAYPVTSGSKGLHIYAPITATPGRTVSAYAKAIAGRIQDEHPGLIMVSMTRGLRAGKVFIDWSQNASAKTTACPYTLRVRERPGVATPLTWAEVAACGRAEELAFTPEDVLRRMAEHGDLLAGLDGSRGRGKLPAGE; encoded by the coding sequence ATGCCCGCCTCGCCGGAGCGGCAGTCCGTGGAGGTCGACGGCCGCCGGATCGTCCTGACCCACCTCGACAAGGTCGTCTTCCCCTCCAGCGGCCACACCAAGGCCCAACTGCTCCACTACTACGCCCAGGCCGCCGCCGTCCTGATCCCCCACGCCACCGGTCGCCTGGCCTCCTTCGTACGCGCCCCCGAGGGCCCCGCCGGCCAGACCTGGGTCGCCAAACGTCCCCCGAACGGCACCCCCGACTGGGTCACGACCGCCACCGCCGCGGACGGCGAGCCCTATGTCGTCGTCGACTCCGCCGCCACGCTGATCGCCATGGCCGGCCTCGGCGCCTTCGAGGTCCACGTCCCGCAGTGGACGGCCGACGCCGGCCCGGACGCCCACGACCGCCTGGTCCTGGACCTGGATCCGGGGGAGGGGGTCGACGTGGTGCTGTGCTGCCGGGTCGCGGAGCGGCTGCGGCAGCTGCTGGAGGACGACGGGCTGGCGGCGTATCCCGTCACATCGGGAAGCAAGGGGCTGCATATCTACGCACCCATCACCGCCACCCCCGGCAGGACGGTCAGCGCGTACGCCAAAGCGATCGCAGGGCGGATCCAGGACGAGCACCCGGGGCTGATCATGGTGTCCATGACCCGTGGCCTGCGTGCCGGAAAGGTGTTCATCGACTGGTCCCAGAACGCCTCCGCCAAGACCACGGCCTGCCCTTACACCCTGCGGGTGCGGGAGCGACCGGGCGTCGCGACCCCTCTGACCTGGGCAGAGGTCGCGGCGTGCGGCCGCGCGGAGGAGCTGGCCTTCACTCCGGAGGACGTGCTGCGCCGGATGGCGGAGCACGGCGATCTCCTCGCGGGGCTGGACGGCTCCCGAGGGCGGGGCAAGCTCCCGGCAGGCGAGTAG